Proteins encoded within one genomic window of Sphingomonas cannabina:
- the mutL gene encoding DNA mismatch repair endonuclease MutL yields the protein MSIRRLPEHLVNRIAAGEVVERPSSALKELVENAIDAGATRIAVKLAAGGVDLIEVIDDGCGMSPAEMALALERHATSKLPDDAIEAVTTLGFRGEALPSIASVARLTLESRVRGQEGWARQVDNGVLVQEGPAALPPGTRVRVEGLFEKVPARRKFLRSAKAEYAACLDAVRRLAMARPDIAFSLEHDGRRSLGVQGGETRPERVAALTDRDLGPNSVAIDLEREGLVLGGVAGLPTFNRGVADHQYLFVNGRPVKDRLLAGAVRGAYAEMLARDRHPVVALFLEVPTDAVDVNVHPAKTEVRFRDPALVRGLIVSGLRRALDEAGFRSVQRPNEAALGAWQPGLSPSPSGEGVRVGDVSPSLWHVAQPHPNPSPEGEGLRYVHDRRPTFIAPPQARAEPAYNPPPETASFPLGVARGQVAKTYIVAEAEDGLVIVDQHAAHERLVLERMRRALGDGGIASQALLLPEVVELDEPGCDRLEARAAELAEFGLELERFGPRAMLVRATPALLGQGDVHGLVTDLADELAAYDEALSLKERLDHVAATMACHGSVRAGRILSVAEMNALLREMEVTPHSGQCNHGRPTWVKLAHADIEKLFGRR from the coding sequence ATGTCAATACGCCGTCTGCCAGAGCATCTCGTCAACCGAATCGCGGCCGGTGAAGTGGTGGAGCGACCCTCCAGCGCGTTGAAGGAGCTGGTCGAGAACGCGATCGACGCCGGCGCGACCCGGATCGCGGTGAAGTTGGCGGCGGGCGGAGTCGATCTGATCGAGGTGATCGACGACGGCTGCGGCATGAGCCCGGCCGAGATGGCGCTGGCGCTGGAGCGGCATGCGACGTCGAAGCTGCCGGATGACGCGATCGAGGCGGTGACCACGCTCGGCTTCCGTGGCGAGGCGCTGCCCTCGATCGCGAGCGTCGCGCGGCTGACGCTGGAGAGCCGGGTGCGGGGGCAGGAGGGCTGGGCGCGGCAGGTCGACAACGGCGTGCTGGTCCAAGAGGGGCCTGCTGCATTGCCGCCCGGCACGCGGGTGCGGGTGGAGGGCCTGTTCGAGAAGGTGCCGGCGCGGCGCAAGTTCCTGCGATCGGCCAAGGCGGAATATGCCGCCTGCCTCGATGCGGTGCGGCGGCTGGCGATGGCGCGTCCGGACATCGCCTTCAGCCTGGAGCATGACGGGCGGCGGAGCCTGGGCGTGCAGGGCGGCGAGACGCGGCCGGAGCGGGTGGCGGCACTCACCGACCGCGATCTCGGGCCGAACAGCGTCGCGATCGACCTGGAGCGGGAAGGGCTGGTGCTGGGCGGCGTGGCGGGGTTGCCGACCTTCAATCGTGGCGTGGCCGATCATCAGTATCTATTCGTCAATGGGAGGCCGGTGAAGGATCGCCTGCTCGCCGGGGCGGTGCGCGGCGCCTATGCCGAGATGCTCGCGCGCGACCGGCATCCGGTGGTGGCGCTGTTCCTGGAGGTTCCGACCGACGCGGTCGACGTCAACGTCCATCCGGCGAAGACGGAGGTCCGCTTCCGCGATCCGGCGCTGGTGCGGGGGCTGATCGTCAGCGGCTTGCGGCGGGCGCTGGACGAGGCGGGGTTCCGGTCGGTTCAACGGCCGAATGAGGCGGCGCTGGGAGCGTGGCAGCCGGGTTTAAGCCCCTCCCCTTCAGGGGAGGGGGTGCGGGTGGGGGATGTCTCACCGAGCCTATGGCATGTGGCACAGCCCCACCCCAACCCCTCCCCTGAAGGGGAGGGGCTGAGATACGTCCACGACCGTCGCCCCACTTTCATCGCACCGCCCCAGGCCAGGGCCGAACCGGCGTACAATCCGCCCCCCGAAACCGCCAGCTTCCCCCTCGGCGTCGCCCGCGGGCAGGTCGCCAAGACCTATATCGTCGCCGAGGCGGAGGACGGCCTGGTCATCGTCGACCAGCACGCCGCGCACGAGCGGCTGGTGCTGGAGCGGATGCGCCGCGCGCTCGGCGACGGCGGCATCGCCAGCCAGGCGCTGCTGCTCCCCGAGGTGGTCGAGCTCGACGAGCCCGGCTGCGACCGGCTGGAGGCACGCGCGGCCGAGCTCGCCGAATTCGGATTGGAGCTCGAACGCTTCGGCCCGCGCGCGATGCTGGTGCGGGCGACCCCGGCGCTGCTGGGGCAGGGCGACGTCCACGGTCTCGTCACCGACCTCGCCGACGAGCTCGCCGCCTATGACGAGGCGCTGAGTCTCAAGGAGCGGCTCGACCATGTCGCCGCGACCATGGCCTGCCACGGCTCGGTCCGCGCCGGCCGCATCCTCTCGGTCGCCGAGATGAACGCGCTGCTCCGCGAGATGGAGGTCACGCCCCATTCCGGCCAGTGCAACCATGGCCGCCCGACGTGGGTGAAACTCGCCCATGCCGACATCGAGAAGCTGTTCGGGCGAAGATAG
- a CDS encoding rod shape-determining protein codes for MAAFSRLFRFMSHDMAIDLGTANTVVYVRGRGVVLNEPSVVAIETINGVKKVRAVGDDAKLMMGKTPGTIEAIRPLRDGVIADIDVAEEMIKHFIRKVHGGRKSMMRWPQIVICVPSGSTSVERRAIRDAASNAGASQVWLIEEPMAAAIGADMPVTEPIGSMVVDIGGGTTEVAVLSLRGLAYSTSVRVGGDKMDEAIVSYVRRNHNLLIGEATAERIKQDVGIAKAPPDGIGMTLHIKGRDLVNGVPKEIQINQGQIAEALSEPVGTIVEGVRIALENTAPELAADIVDQGIVLTGGGALLQGIDDVLRDETGLPVTVAEDPLTCVALGTGRALEDPVFRGVLLAV; via the coding sequence ATGGCCGCCTTTTCCCGCCTTTTCAGATTCATGTCCCATGACATGGCGATCGACCTCGGCACCGCCAATACGGTGGTCTATGTTCGGGGTCGCGGCGTCGTGCTCAACGAGCCCTCGGTGGTCGCGATCGAGACCATCAACGGCGTCAAGAAGGTCCGCGCCGTCGGCGACGACGCCAAGCTGATGATGGGCAAGACCCCCGGCACGATCGAGGCGATCCGGCCGTTGCGCGACGGCGTCATCGCCGACATCGACGTGGCGGAGGAGATGATCAAGCACTTCATCCGCAAGGTCCATGGCGGCCGCAAGTCGATGATGCGCTGGCCGCAGATCGTGATCTGCGTGCCGTCGGGCTCCACCAGCGTCGAGCGCCGCGCGATCCGCGACGCCGCCTCCAACGCCGGCGCCAGCCAGGTGTGGCTGATCGAGGAGCCGATGGCCGCCGCGATCGGCGCCGACATGCCGGTGACCGAGCCGATCGGATCGATGGTGGTCGACATCGGCGGCGGCACCACCGAGGTCGCCGTCCTCTCGCTGCGCGGCCTCGCCTACTCGACCTCGGTCCGCGTCGGCGGCGACAAGATGGACGAGGCGATCGTCAGCTACGTCCGCCGCAACCACAATCTGCTGATCGGCGAGGCCACCGCCGAGCGCATCAAGCAGGACGTCGGCATCGCCAAGGCGCCGCCCGACGGCATCGGCATGACGCTCCACATCAAGGGCCGCGACCTCGTCAACGGCGTGCCCAAGGAGATCCAGATCAACCAGGGCCAGATCGCCGAGGCGCTCAGCGAACCGGTCGGCACGATCGTCGAGGGCGTGCGCATCGCGCTGGAGAACACCGCGCCGGAGCTCGCCGCCGACATCGTCGACCAGGGCATCGTGCTGACCGGCGGCGGCGCGCTGCTGCAGGGCATCGACGACGTGCTGCGCGACGAGACCGGCCTGCCGGTGACGGTCGCCGAGGACCCGCTGACCTGCGTCGCGCTCGGCACCGGCCGCGCGCTCGAGGATCCGGTGTTCCGCGGCGTGCTGCTCGCGGTTTAA
- the mreC gene encoding rod shape-determining protein MreC, with product MAPPLNRRTGFSRRAQYGLFLSYVVAGALVVVGLVLLLLARFDPPAFTALRMGVAELTTPISSGLNGLRRAATVPSGVTDYFGGAGKIRELRKQIEEERAIIMRARTLNAENRRLRALLKVRDAEPMPVVAARLVASTASSTRRYAILNAGWRQGVKPGQSVRGPEGLIGRVLEAGPNSSRVLLIVDAESIVPVRRARDGLPAIVAGRGDGLLEVRSAASVDAPFRAGDIFMTSGSGGLYPPNIPVARVVRDARDAADARAFANPDSLDFALVQQVFLPEPPAPAPTPTPTPTPRPSGTGQ from the coding sequence ATGGCGCCGCCGCTCAACCGGCGCACCGGCTTTTCGCGGCGCGCCCAGTACGGCTTGTTCCTGAGCTATGTCGTGGCCGGCGCCCTGGTGGTCGTCGGCCTCGTCCTGCTGCTGCTCGCGCGCTTCGATCCGCCGGCGTTCACCGCGCTCAGGATGGGCGTCGCCGAGCTGACTACCCCGATCTCGTCGGGTCTCAACGGTTTGCGCAGGGCGGCAACGGTACCGTCGGGCGTCACCGACTATTTCGGCGGCGCGGGCAAGATTCGCGAGCTCCGCAAGCAGATCGAGGAGGAGCGCGCGATCATCATGCGCGCCCGCACGCTCAATGCCGAGAACCGGCGGCTGCGCGCGCTGCTCAAGGTTCGCGATGCCGAGCCGATGCCGGTGGTGGCGGCGCGGCTGGTCGCCTCGACCGCATCGAGCACGCGCCGCTACGCGATCCTCAATGCCGGGTGGCGCCAGGGCGTCAAGCCGGGCCAGTCGGTGCGCGGCCCCGAGGGGCTGATCGGGCGCGTCCTGGAGGCCGGGCCGAACAGCTCCCGCGTGCTGCTCATCGTCGATGCCGAGAGCATCGTCCCCGTCCGCCGCGCGCGCGACGGGCTGCCCGCGATCGTCGCGGGGCGTGGCGACGGGCTGCTCGAAGTGCGCTCGGCCGCCTCGGTCGACGCGCCGTTTCGGGCGGGCGACATCTTCATGACCTCCGGCTCCGGCGGGCTCTATCCGCCCAATATCCCGGTGGCGCGCGTGGTCCGGGACGCGCGCGACGCCGCCGACGCGCGCGCCTTCGCCAATCCGGATTCGCTCGATTTCGCGCTGGTGCAGCAGGTGTTCCTGCCCGAACCGCCTGCCCCTGCGCCCACCCCGACTCCGACGCCGACCCCGCGGCCGAGCGGAACCGGCCAATGA
- a CDS encoding rod shape-determining protein MreD, translating into MKLTSAPPLRPEPASRWDVAIAAMTVILGSLVTLIPVVTTVPFLPPCGLLMLLAWRLRRPELFASWGAAPLGLFDDLVSGQPVGAAMAFWTLCVLAIDVLDTRLVWRDFWQDWLIASGAIGFCLIASRLVASPIAAQVDTVLLLQIAMSCALYPLAAFLCARIEQRRRRQFQ; encoded by the coding sequence ATGAAGCTGACGAGCGCCCCGCCGCTGAGGCCGGAGCCCGCATCGCGCTGGGACGTCGCGATCGCCGCGATGACGGTGATCCTCGGCTCGCTCGTCACTCTGATCCCGGTCGTCACGACGGTGCCGTTCCTGCCGCCATGCGGCCTGCTGATGCTGCTCGCCTGGCGGCTGAGGCGTCCCGAGCTGTTTGCGAGCTGGGGCGCCGCGCCGCTCGGCCTGTTCGACGATCTCGTCAGCGGTCAGCCGGTCGGTGCCGCCATGGCGTTCTGGACGCTGTGCGTCCTCGCCATCGACGTGCTAGATACGCGGCTGGTATGGCGCGACTTCTGGCAGGATTGGCTGATCGCCAGCGGCGCGATTGGCTTCTGTTTGATCGCCTCGCGGCTGGTCGCCTCGCCGATCGCGGCGCAGGTCGATACGGTGCTGCTGCTCCAGATCGCGATGTCGTGCGCGCTCTATCCCCTCGCCGCCTTCCTCTGCGCGCGGATCGAGCAGCGTAGGCGCCGGCAGTTCCAATGA
- the mrdA gene encoding penicillin-binding protein 2 has translation MSGPTRIVTEASQAFTFSRRAMVISGLQIGMGVLLAGRMTWLAVAENEHYSLLSESNRVNLTPIPPRRGWIVDRRGVAIANNRTDFRVDIIPDRLQDKDRVIGELTTLLGLKPEDVARIQAELKRAAGFQPVQVAENLDWERFAAVSVRIPELPGVAPTRGFSRSYPLGAAVGHLVGYVGAATAEQYKATKDPLLMTPGFKVGKDGLEKTLDAQLRGKPGAKRVEVTARGKLVRELATRGDTPGQTIRLTIDAGLQEYAARRLGTNSGSAVVFDCQTGEILAMVSMPAYDPNSFSDGISHSEWKMLSEDDHIPLMNKVTQGLYPPGSTVKPMNGLALLAAGVDPNERVFCSGALRVGTGVFHCHKRRGHGPLDLKHAIMQSCDIYFYEMVRRLGYDRVAPVARMVGLGEKFDLPFASQRYGTVPDSAWKLKKYKQPWAVSDSLNASIGQGYVLANPLQLAVMSARIASGKHLHPHLLAGKDSRDAPALGVSPEHLAIVRDAMSGVINGGGTGGAARMQIPGILMGGKTGTAQVRRITMAERRSGVLNNAALPFKLRDHALLVCFAPVDNPRYAAAIVLEHNAHLIRNLDTPMTGRDILTYLFDRDRALKTLAEIEPTWGGDIKTRMEAQARAFEAAQNAPPTALPPEDAAAAASNVADAAANAAAAAAPTTGVAETRGGGDPE, from the coding sequence ATGAGCGGCCCGACACGCATCGTCACCGAAGCCAGCCAGGCCTTCACCTTCTCGCGCCGGGCGATGGTGATCTCGGGTCTGCAGATCGGCATGGGCGTGCTGCTGGCCGGGCGCATGACCTGGCTCGCCGTCGCCGAGAACGAACATTACTCGCTGCTGTCGGAGAGCAACCGCGTCAACCTGACGCCGATCCCCCCGCGCCGCGGCTGGATCGTCGACCGCAGGGGCGTGGCGATCGCCAACAATCGCACCGATTTCCGCGTCGACATCATTCCCGACCGGCTTCAGGACAAGGACCGGGTGATCGGCGAGCTGACCACGCTGCTCGGTCTCAAGCCCGAGGACGTCGCCCGCATCCAGGCCGAGCTCAAGCGCGCCGCCGGCTTCCAGCCCGTGCAGGTCGCCGAGAACCTCGACTGGGAGCGCTTCGCGGCGGTCAGCGTGCGCATTCCCGAGCTGCCGGGCGTAGCGCCGACGCGCGGCTTCTCGCGCAGCTATCCGCTGGGCGCGGCGGTCGGCCATCTCGTCGGCTATGTCGGCGCGGCGACCGCCGAGCAGTACAAGGCGACCAAGGACCCGCTGCTGATGACGCCCGGCTTCAAGGTCGGCAAGGACGGGCTCGAAAAGACGCTGGACGCCCAACTGCGCGGCAAGCCCGGCGCCAAGCGCGTCGAGGTCACCGCGCGCGGCAAGCTGGTCCGCGAACTCGCGACCCGCGGCGACACGCCCGGCCAGACCATCCGCCTCACCATCGACGCCGGCCTGCAGGAATATGCCGCGCGGCGCCTCGGCACCAATTCGGGCTCGGCGGTGGTGTTCGACTGCCAGACCGGCGAGATCCTGGCGATGGTGTCGATGCCGGCCTACGACCCCAACAGCTTCTCCGACGGGATCAGCCACAGCGAGTGGAAGATGCTGTCGGAGGACGACCATATCCCCCTGATGAACAAGGTCACGCAGGGGCTCTATCCGCCGGGGTCGACCGTCAAGCCGATGAACGGCCTCGCGCTGCTCGCCGCCGGCGTCGATCCCAACGAGCGGGTATTTTGCTCGGGCGCGCTCAGGGTCGGCACCGGCGTGTTCCATTGCCACAAGCGCCGCGGCCACGGTCCGCTCGACCTCAAACATGCGATCATGCAGAGCTGCGACATCTATTTCTACGAGATGGTGCGGCGGCTGGGCTACGACCGCGTCGCTCCGGTCGCGCGAATGGTCGGGCTGGGCGAGAAGTTCGACCTGCCCTTCGCCAGCCAGCGCTACGGCACCGTCCCCGACAGCGCGTGGAAGCTCAAGAAATACAAGCAGCCCTGGGCGGTCTCGGATTCGCTCAACGCCTCGATCGGCCAGGGCTATGTGCTCGCCAATCCGCTTCAGCTCGCGGTGATGTCCGCCCGGATCGCCTCCGGCAAGCATCTCCATCCGCATCTGCTGGCGGGCAAGGACAGCCGCGACGCCCCTGCCCTCGGCGTCTCGCCCGAGCATCTCGCGATCGTCCGCGACGCCATGTCGGGCGTGATCAACGGCGGCGGCACCGGCGGCGCGGCGCGGATGCAGATTCCCGGCATCCTGATGGGCGGCAAGACCGGCACCGCGCAGGTGCGCCGCATCACCATGGCGGAGCGGCGTTCGGGCGTGCTCAACAATGCCGCCCTGCCCTTCAAGCTGCGCGACCATGCGCTGCTCGTCTGCTTCGCGCCGGTCGACAATCCCCGCTATGCTGCGGCGATCGTGCTCGAGCACAACGCCCACCTCATCCGCAACCTCGACACGCCGATGACCGGGCGCGACATCCTGACCTATCTGTTCGATCGCGACCGCGCGCTGAAGACCCTCGCCGAGATCGAGCCGACCTGGGGCGGCGACATCAAGACGCGCATGGAGGCGCAGGCGCGCGCGTTCGAGGCGGCGCAGAACGCCCCGCCGACCGCGCTCCCGCCCGAGGATGCCGCCGCGGCCGCCAGCAACGTCGCCGATGCCGCCGCCAACGCCGCCGCGGCCGCTGCGCCGACCACAGGCGTTGCCGAGACGCGCGGCGGCGGAGACCCGGAATGA
- the rodA gene encoding rod shape-determining protein RodA, producing the protein MRAPVSGFVPAPLAQLRWGILLLVMAIGGFGLVVLFSAAGGSIYPWAFPQAVRFGAFLCLAVAMSRVRPSTYAAAAFPTYGVLVVLLVLVELLGAVRGGSQRWLDLGIIRLQPSELMKPAIVLTMARFYAMLPPSETRKLFSLIPAGILIGVPFLLVLVQPDLGTGLMIAFSGVTVMFLAGVRLRLFIGGALLVAVAAPLAINYGLHDYQRNRILVMLDPESDPLGTGYHISQSKIAIGSGGITGKGFLNGTQSHLDYLPEGHTDFAFATMAEEWGLLGGFFLIVAFMVLIRWGINVGLRAGDRFSRLTAAGLATTIFFYVAINMAMVMGMAPVVGIPLPLVSFGGSAQMTILICLGILMSVDRENRRIQRW; encoded by the coding sequence ATGAGGGCGCCCGTCTCCGGCTTCGTCCCCGCGCCGCTCGCGCAGCTTCGCTGGGGCATATTGCTGCTGGTGATGGCGATCGGCGGCTTCGGGCTGGTCGTGCTGTTCTCGGCGGCGGGCGGCAGCATCTATCCCTGGGCCTTCCCCCAGGCGGTGCGGTTCGGCGCCTTCCTGTGCCTGGCGGTGGCGATGTCGCGGGTGCGGCCGTCGACCTATGCGGCGGCCGCCTTTCCCACCTACGGCGTGCTGGTGGTGCTGCTCGTCCTCGTCGAGCTGCTCGGCGCGGTGCGCGGCGGCAGCCAGCGCTGGCTCGATCTCGGCATCATCCGCCTGCAGCCGTCCGAGCTGATGAAGCCGGCGATCGTGCTGACGATGGCGCGCTTCTACGCGATGCTGCCGCCGTCGGAGACGCGCAAGCTGTTCTCGCTGATCCCGGCGGGCATCCTGATCGGCGTACCGTTCCTGCTGGTGCTGGTGCAGCCGGATCTCGGCACCGGCCTGATGATCGCGTTCAGCGGCGTGACGGTGATGTTCCTCGCCGGCGTGCGGCTGCGCCTGTTCATCGGCGGCGCGCTGCTGGTTGCGGTGGCCGCGCCGCTGGCGATCAACTACGGCCTCCACGATTATCAGCGCAACCGCATCCTGGTGATGCTCGATCCGGAGAGCGACCCGCTCGGCACCGGTTATCACATCAGCCAGTCCAAGATCGCGATCGGATCGGGCGGGATCACCGGCAAGGGTTTCCTCAACGGCACCCAGAGCCATCTCGACTATCTGCCCGAGGGCCACACCGACTTCGCCTTCGCGACCATGGCCGAGGAATGGGGGTTGCTGGGGGGCTTCTTCCTGATCGTCGCCTTCATGGTACTGATCCGCTGGGGCATCAACGTGGGCCTACGCGCCGGCGACCGTTTCTCGCGGCTGACGGCGGCGGGGCTGGCGACGACGATCTTCTTCTACGTCGCGATCAACATGGCGATGGTGATGGGCATGGCGCCGGTCGTCGGCATTCCCCTGCCGCTGGTCAGCTTCGGCGGGTCGGCGCAGATGACGATCCTGATCTGCCTCGGCATCCTGATGTCGGTCGACCGCGAAAACCGCCGCATCCAGCGCTGGTGA
- a CDS encoding alpha/beta hydrolase, producing MTMATRSAHVLGVAMAIAVLGMTVPAAAQVATNVPAPVPGAAPTTIERIKVHSPAIEGNLEGESADRDVLVVLPPSYAKDAHRRYPVLYALHGYSIGAEQWVKEIHVPQTIEGGFAKRAKEMIVVLPDSKTVHNGSMYSSSVTTGDFETFVARDLVGYIDRHYRTIASRESRGLAGHSMGGYGTARIGMKHPEVFGAIYMMSPCCLSPRDPKQFDPAASAALANVKSFEEAAKLEWGERAQLATAAAWSPNPRNPPLFLDLPVQNGAVQPDVLAKWAANAPLAFLDQYVGNLRRYRAIAIDVGDRDGLKADAQKLHEALDRYGIANSFEIYPGDHTSDVAARFQDHVIPFFSRNLAPEARR from the coding sequence ATGACCATGGCGACCAGGTCTGCCCATGTGCTGGGCGTGGCGATGGCAATTGCCGTCCTCGGAATGACGGTTCCGGCGGCGGCGCAAGTCGCGACCAACGTCCCGGCTCCCGTACCCGGTGCCGCTCCGACAACGATCGAGCGGATCAAGGTGCATTCGCCCGCGATCGAAGGGAATCTCGAGGGTGAATCTGCCGACCGCGATGTGCTGGTGGTCCTTCCCCCGAGCTATGCGAAGGACGCGCACAGGCGCTATCCGGTGCTCTACGCGCTGCATGGCTATTCGATCGGCGCCGAGCAGTGGGTCAAGGAGATCCATGTTCCGCAAACGATCGAGGGCGGCTTCGCCAAGAGGGCGAAGGAGATGATCGTAGTGCTGCCGGACAGCAAGACCGTCCACAACGGCTCGATGTACTCGAGCTCGGTCACCACCGGCGATTTCGAGACCTTCGTGGCGCGCGACCTCGTCGGGTATATCGATCGGCATTACCGAACGATCGCATCGCGGGAGAGCCGCGGGCTCGCTGGCCATTCGATGGGCGGCTACGGCACGGCGCGCATCGGCATGAAGCATCCCGAGGTGTTCGGGGCGATCTACATGATGAGCCCCTGCTGCCTGTCGCCGCGCGATCCCAAGCAGTTCGATCCGGCCGCAAGCGCGGCGCTGGCCAACGTCAAGTCGTTCGAGGAGGCGGCGAAGCTCGAATGGGGCGAGCGCGCGCAGCTTGCGACCGCGGCCGCCTGGTCACCCAATCCGCGCAATCCGCCACTGTTTCTCGACCTGCCGGTCCAAAATGGCGCGGTGCAGCCGGACGTGCTCGCCAAATGGGCCGCGAACGCGCCGCTCGCCTTCCTCGATCAATATGTCGGAAATCTCCGGCGATATCGCGCGATCGCGATCGACGTGGGCGACCGCGACGGACTCAAGGCTGACGCGCAGAAGCTGCACGAAGCGCTCGACCGCTACGGCATCGCCAACAGCTTCGAAATCTATCCGGGCGATCATACGAGCGACGTCGCCGCACGCTTCCAGGACCATGTGATCCCGTTCTTCAGCAGGAACCTGGCCCCCGAGGCGCGTCGCTAG